GAAGAATATATTGAACTATGGACAAGTACGGAAGAGGTTTGGATAGGGGGCGTATATGTACGTTGAACGATTGAAATATGTAATTCAAAGCAGTGTTAGAAAAACATCTTTATACAGGAGAATTTTTTTTGTTCTTTGTGGAGCAATGCTTGTTGCCGTTTCTTTGGAGCTTTTCCTCGTGAGAAACAGCGTTATTGATGGGGGGATTGTTGGGGTAAGCCTCATTCTCTCTCACCTTTCATCTTTTGAAGCAGGCCCTCTTCTTCTTTTATTAAATAGTCCTTTTCTTCTTGTAGGATATCAATATATGGGAAGGCGATTTGTATTTCTAAGTATGCTTGCCATTTTTGCATTATGGAGCGGAATGTTTTTGTTGAAACCATACCCGGTTCTTACAACAAACCCTTTTGTTGTAATTGGCGTAGGAGGAACAATTTTAGGGCTTGGAATAGGATTGATTATTCGTTATGGAGGAGCTTTAGATGGGACGGAGATTTTAGCTATTTTATTAAGTAAGAGAACAAGATTCTCTATCGGTCAATATGTGATGATCTTTAATTTTATTATCTTTGGAAGTTCTATTTTTGTATTTGGAATGAGAGAAGCCTTTTACTCTCTTGTTACGTACTTTATTGCCTATAATATTATTGACTTGTCTGTCCAAGATCAATAGCTTAGAGCCATATCAATCCCTTGATATGGCTCATTTAATTAAGGTTGTAAATAAGAAAGAGTAAGGGAAGTCAGCATTTTTGCTGCAATAAGCATTGATTTCTCATCAATATCAAATTTAGGATGATGGTGAGGATAATTTGCTTTTTTCTTTTCATTGCCTGCACCAGTAAAAAAGTATGCACCTGGTACTTTTTGAAGATAATAAGCGAAATCTTCTCCACCCATATTCGGTAAAATTTCTTTTGTATTGGAAGGCCCAACAATAAGTGAAGCATGTTCTGCAACTAAATTTGTCTCATAAGAATGATTGATTACAGCAGGATACCCTTTTTGATATGCAAAATCG
The sequence above is drawn from the Priestia filamentosa genome and encodes:
- a CDS encoding YitT family protein produces the protein MYVERLKYVIQSSVRKTSLYRRIFFVLCGAMLVAVSLELFLVRNSVIDGGIVGVSLILSHLSSFEAGPLLLLLNSPFLLVGYQYMGRRFVFLSMLAIFALWSGMFLLKPYPVLTTNPFVVIGVGGTILGLGIGLIIRYGGALDGTEILAILLSKRTRFSIGQYVMIFNFIIFGSSIFVFGMREAFYSLVTYFIAYNIIDLSVQDQ